CTTCTTTCAAATTTCCCGTAACTCAATTCCTGAAACAGATAATTTTTCTTTTCTACTTTTTTTTCGTCTTTCTTTTCACCGCTGATTGTCAATATATTGTTATTTACAGTCAACTTTGCGTCTTCTTTTTTAAGACCTGGTGCCTCAATACTGATAAGATATTTGTCCTTATCTTCTAAAACGTCTGCTTTAGGGGTCAAAATTCTTTCCAAATCTCTTTCCTTTCTTACGTCAAATAATGAATCAAAAAACCTCGATAAACCTCTATCCATAATGTCCAGATCTGTATAGGGCTGATACTTAATTAGTGACATATAAACCATCTCCTTCCTTTCTCTATTTAAAATTTTTTTGCAGCGCTGCTTTTTT
This portion of the Candidatus Margulisiibacteriota bacterium genome encodes:
- a CDS encoding Hsp20/alpha crystallin family protein — encoded protein: KKQRCKKILNRERKEMVYMSLIKYQPYTDLDIMDRGLSRFFDSLFDVRKERDLERILTPKADVLEDKDKYLISIEAPGLKKEDAKLTVNNNILTISGEKKDEKKVEKKNYLFQELSYGKFERSFTLPDGVEADKIDAEIKNGLLEITIPKSEKQKPKEIEVKVK